The following nucleotide sequence is from Acetivibrio cellulolyticus CD2.
AATATTATATTTATTCTTAATTAAAAATGTATATCATCCATATTTCCACCTAACCTGTGGACAGATGACTTTATTTCGAGAAAGGTCTCATAATCAATAGAATTTTTATTCTTTTCTACAAAACCGCGAAGAGCAGGTATTGCCCTCCCGTCACCAAAGTTTCCAAGGCAAATTGCCCCAAAGAGCTTATTATCCATTTTATTAAAAACACTTTTAATTGTCCTGAATATTAAATCATATAAACTTTTATCCTTTATTGTAAATCCGATTTTAACCAAAGTGTCTAAAAGATATTCTTCCAAATTTCCAATATCGCTACTTTCATCCAGAATCTCAATAATACGATTTGCCGCACCCGAGCCAAACTGAATCATAGTACCGCAGATCTCTTCAACTACTATTTCATTATCTTCCTCAAGCTCAAACATAAGCTTGATTAATGGTTCCAAAGAACTAACAGATTGCCACTTTCCAATAGTCCTGATTGCCATTAATGAGATTATTTGATCATCATCATCGCAAAGAAGGCTCTTGTCAGCTGCCAGTGCTAATAATTCATTAACTGCATCTTCATTAAAGGTTTTTAATCTATCGTTAAGCGGGTCCGGTATATCGTTATCGCATAGCTGTGCTGCAAGTTTAAACAATTCAACAAGCTGTGCCATATCTGCAATGGATTTAAAATAACCCTCGGGACTAATACCATCAAGCTCTATCATAGGAGTACTCGCCCATTTTTCAAGGTCTCCAGCAAGATGCTGCCTTATGGTCTCATCCTCAATATTTAAAAGTTCATGTGACTTATTACTCATGAAAATTTTGTTGTAACTTTCCTCAACAGCCATGTTGTAGCTTTCGAACAATATTTCCGCCTTTTCCAACTCCAAAGCCTCCATTTTAGTAATAGTGAAAGCATAACTTCCACTAACTTTTACATTAAATCTTTCTTCTATCTTTTACATAAGTACTTCCAGGCAACGATTTAGCCTTTTTCTTTATTTCAGCAGCTATTTCTGCAATTTGTATGTGACTGATTAATTCTCTTGATTCATTTGTAACTACTGCCAGTGAAATCGATATAAGCGGGAACTTCATAACCTGCCCCTGCCTGTTGCTTGTAACGATATATCCCCTTTGAACATCTTCATCACAGTAAAGGGTCTTTATCTTCTCATCAAAGTCACTAATTATTCCTCTGCATATGGCTTCCGTTTTATCAGGGGTACTGATAATAACAAAATCATCTCCACCGATATGTCCTATAAAGTCTCCCTGGTTTCCACAGTTATGAACATTATCCACTACTATATCCGCAGTAAGCTTAATTGCCCTATCACCACTTGCAAAGCCATAAACGTCGTTATACGCCTTAAAGTTATCAAGGTCACCATATATTACTGCAAACAACATACGCTTTGCTATTCTTTGGTTTATCTCTGTCTGAATTTCTATATTTCCCTGAAGACCTGTAAGCGGATTAGCCCATCTATTCCTATCAATACGCTTTAGGGTATTTCGCACTCTGCTGACAAGCTCACGGCCGTTAAAGGGCTTGATAATGTAATCATCCGCTCCTATTTCAAGTCCAGCCAGCTTATCATCTTCATTATCCTGAGCAGTCAGCATAATGATAGGCATTAGATTATTACTTTCATCGTCTCTTAAAATTTTGCAAACTTCAAAACCGTCCATACCTGGCATAACAACATCAAGAATTACCAGATCGGGCTTTTCTTCCCTAACCTTCTGTATCCCCTGCAGACCATTCGAGGCAATAACGACATCATAATCCGCACTACTTAAGATATCAGTGATTAGCTTTGTCATAAATTCAGTATCATCAATTATTAAAATCTTTTTTTTAAACATGAATAAGAACTCCCATTGAAGTATAGTTGTGAAGCCACCGTAATATATATCGGAAAAAAGTACTCAGAAAACAATATTAATTATAAATATTATATATTAAAATCTCCTTTTTGAAAAGCTATCGAGCCATTCTTATTTAAAAAGTTTATATTATTAATATTATTATATTCTATTCAAACAATAATTAGCAAATTAATAACTAAAAAGTGTTGTTTTGTGATATACTTATATTTATAAGGGAGTGATATTATTGGCAGAATTTTGTACATGCGGTTCATTAGTGTTGGACGGCTCTTGCACAAACAAAAATTGCAGCAATAGAGCAGCCGGCAAGCACGGTGCCTCAACAACAAAGAAATCTAAGGCAAAAAAAGACAATTTGGAAGTCAAGGCCAAACCTACTAGAATAAGAAAAGCATCAAAGTGTATTACCTATAATTTATATGAGACCAAAGAAGAGGATTCTATTTAGAATTCTCTTCTCTTTATTTCGCCTCTTTCAAACGAAGTAAGCAAAGCAAAAGCACTCCAATTTGGAGTGCTCTATTAATGTATTTGTTGTATACTGCAGCATCTGTTTAAATCTCAAGCTTACGATTATATTGTTAATTATACTTTGGGTTCTTTAATACATAATTATCATCTTTAAGCTGCAGAGGCATAACAGCTACTACAATATGTTTGTGTTTGAGAAGCTCGGACTCAATAAAGATTCTGGAATTATTATGCAGCATCTTATGCCACCAGGACTTTGTTTCAAATTTCGGCAATATTACTGTTATCATATCGCCCTTCTGGTATTCATATTCAGCAGATTCTATAAATTTGAGCAACGGCTCAACAACTTTTCTGAAAGGAGAATACTTTACAATCAACGGAATGTCCGTTTTAAGCATAGCATATTTTTCCTGAATTCTTTCTCCGCTTTCAGCATCTATAGAAACATTAAAAGCTACTACATTATCAGATATCGTTCTTGCATATCTTAAAGCCCTAACACTTGATTTGTTTACACTATCAATAGGTACTATAACACGATTTCTATAAACATCTCTTTCAACATTAATAGCCATTAATTCCTCTGGTCTAAATCGAAGCTGCTTTGCTACAGCAATGTAGTGCTTTTTGACCTTCAGCATTGCAAAAACCATAATTGGAATAAGCACTACTACTATCCACGCACCTTCGTGGAATTTTGCCCAGGCAATTATTCCAACAGCAATTGCAGTAACCAAAGCTCCGACACCGTTAATTAAAGCCTTTCCTACCCAATAACTTCCTTTGTACTTCATCCACCTTACAAACATTCCAGACTGCGACAAAGTAAAGGAAATGAATACGCCTATAGCATACAAACCTATTAATGATGAAACATTCGCCTTAAACAATACAATAAGAAATGTTGCAACAGCAGACAAAACAATTATTCCATTTGAATAACTTAATCTATCGCCCTTCATACTTAATTGTCTTGGTACATAACCATCCTTTGCCATTACAGCTATCAACAATGGGAATCCTGCATATGCAGTATTTGCTGCCATTACAAGGATTATAAAAGTAGTCGCTGTAATGTAAATAAACATAAAGTTTCTGCCAAAAATCATTTCTGCTATCTGAATAAGAACAGCTCCATTATCCGGATCTACAGGGTAATAATTAGCAAGTATTGATGTTCCGCCAAACAAAGTCAAAATAATTATTGAAAGAAGCAGCAAGACAGTCTTTGCATTTTTTGTTGAAGGCTCCTTAAAGTTAGGTACTGCATTACTCACTGCTTCAACACCTGTCAATGCAGTACAACCACTTGAAAAAGCTTTCAGCATAAGGATAATTGATATTGGTTTTACTATAGTTTTTACTGTAGGAGGAGGAGTAGGTACATAACCCATCTTGAGCCTAATAAAGCCAACAACAATCATTGATAACATCGCAATTATAAAAGCATAAGCAGGTATACCAAATACCTTGGAAGACTCTCTTACTCCTCTTAGATTTCCTATCATTAATAACAAGACAACAGCTACACAAATAATAACTGCATATTTCTTCAAAGGTGCATACGCGGAAGTTATCTGCTCTACACCGGATGAAATACTAACTGCTACAGTTAATATATAATCCACTGATAATGCAGCACCAGCGATTACACCTGGAAGAACTCCAAGGTTGTCCTTCGCTACTAGATATGCCCCACCACCATTTGGGTAGTTTTCTATTGTTTGTCGATATGAAAGCATAAGTAGAATCAACAAACCAATAATAGCCAGCGATATATAAGAAACCTGTGCATACGCTGCCATACCAACCGCCGGTATAAGCACCATTAACATTTCCTGTCCAGCGTATGCTACTGATGAAATCGCATCACTAGCAAGAATCGGTAGTCCCCAAAGTATACCATATTTTTCATCACCCGCTGCCTCATTTTTTAAAGGTCTACCAATTAGAAATCTTTTTAGTTTTTTTAGCATAAAACTACCATCCACTCCCCTAAATTTTCCAAAAATAATAAACTACTAAAGCGAATGTGAAAAATACTCCACATTCTTCACTTTTGCAGTTTATCTTTGTAGAGAATAACATTTCATAATTATAATACCTTTCTTTTAGATAATAAATTCCCAAAAACAACTGCCAATAACTATTTTATTTCCCTAAAGTTCACTTTAAGGCAATATCTCCCTCTTAATTAGCATAGCTCTTACTATCTATATTTCCCAGCAAATTATATAGTCAAATTTTGTCCGGCTAGAACTTTATACCAAATTTAATTTATAACAGTATGTAATTTCGACAACAGTTTGATCTCAATCCCCTAACAAGCCGATATGCGACCCATTTACAACATAATCTTCACAATAAAAATTCCGGGGCATCGAGCCTCTTCTCTTTTGCTCTTTCACTCCGTTCGGAAGAAGCACAATAAAAGGGGCCATCCCGGCCCCTTTTAAATGTAATTATAACCATTATTATTTTTCCGGTACAAGTGCAAAAGCTCTTACATAAGGCACATCCTTCCCTACTCTGTTCCATCCATCGTAAGACATATTCCAAACCATGAGATTCATACTGAAAGCAGCATCCTCGTGACACTTCAACAAATAAGGGTATTTAGGAATGTTTGTATCTTTTTTAATAAGTGGATTTATTTCAAAAAGACCACTATCACCCATATCGCCTGCCTGACCTGAAGTACTTATTACTTCATCTATGCATCTTATAACCTTAAAAGAGTACATGGCGAACTTATTAGGATGTCTAGCCTCATAAGAGAGCTTGACTTTAGCATCTCCAGGTTTATAATGCACTATACCGCAGTCAGTCGAAGTATTGTTACTGCTCATTACTATCGGAGCCTCAATTACAGCAGTAGGCGTTCTATTGTCAATCTGCAGCTTAAATACAAATGCTGTATACTTATTGTTTTCAGGGTCAGGCTTTATAAGTTCGGGATTTACAATATACGCCAACTCTGTCTCAACAGTATCAGATATATCTACATTGGTAGGCAATTTAAATTGGATACCGGTGTCGAAGTTAGGTGGATTTATCCTTGTACCGTTTTTGTCATAGAGTTCAAGCTTTATTTCAATAAAACCGCTTGAAAGTAAAGTTGTATCAATATAACCACTAATTAAATCGACTTTTGCATCCAGTACATACCAGTCAGCATTAGGCTCATCGTCTATATTAGGCGGCAGTTTAGGCCGTATTTCAAACAGATTGCTCTCTTGACCAAATGTCTGAGGCCCTAGTTGGTATGGCAAAAACTCTAATACTTTCGTAGCAATGTTATAATGAGAATAATGCCTCCTAACCTCATGGTTTGTTGAAATCCAATCACCATTTCCATTAGAGCGGTACTTGATTTTATAGAATTTAACACCCTTTTCTAAAAGAGCAGAGGAGAAAAGAACTCTTAACCCAATTAGTCCCCCAAAAGGCCCATCTTTAAATAGGTCTAATGAGCCACCAAGGCCTGTTGATATCTCTTTATATCTGCCTATTCTCAAATCATAAGGTGATATAGCACCATAATCTGCCCCTGTTCCATATACATTCTTTAAGGAGTAATTTCCAATAGCAAGCGGGCAAACCCAAAGCTCGTCATCCTCTGAAATATCGTGTTCGGTGTGCAAAGCAATAGCAAGAGGATCTGTAACTATCAATTTTACCGAATCCCAACTTGGATGATTCCAATGTGTATTACAAGGAATAGGGTATCGGGCATAAATTCTTCTATCCACTCCGTTTATCTGTTGTCGCACAACAAACCACAAATCGGGAATATCTTTTCTATTTACAGAGAGCCATAATAACTTTGTAAAGCTCCCGTCCTGTTTGATTTTAGCCGTTCCCAATTTTTCAAGGCTGCACCAGAAATGTGGTGCCCAAATCCAATAAATCCATGGAAACCAACAAAGCCAATATCTGAATGATTGGAACTTATCCACAAGTAGTTTTTTTAATTGCGCAGTGTTTGTATAGATTATTGATGAAATTTTTACATCCTCAATAACTTGACATTCCAGCCATTTAACTTTTTCTTCCGCATCCATAGATTCAATCTTTTTGTTTATTCTCGCTCTAACCTCTGAAAGCCCGTCATATCTTTGACGCGAAAAAGCCCATTCCTGAGGTAATTCCTCTAGGATTTTAGCAATTTCAAAACTATGAGGCATTGGTTCTATAGGCTTATGTGTACCACAGTAATCATCTTTCCACCAGGATGGTTTGAATATCTCCTCAGTTTTAAAACCATTCAATACTGGTGGTGGGTTTGTTATAACGTCTATTAATGCGTCTCTAAGTCTTTCTATTATGTCATCGCTTAATCTTGTGAAAAAGCCGATATCTACGTCATAGATGTCCACTTCACCATAAGGTATATCAAGTTCTTTACCATTATCCGACTTTACAACATTTCCACGGATAAAATAGGGTTTTCTCTTCCAAACAGTCCATATTGGCTGCTTAATCTCAAGGGATAATGAAGATTTTTCATCCTTCAACAGGATACTCTCAACCAAAGGTGCATGTTTGACCAACTTTGATGGTACTTCAACATCGGGTCCAAGTTTTACAACAACATTGTCGTTCTTTAATTTAAG
It contains:
- a CDS encoding HEAT repeat domain-containing protein yields the protein MEALELEKAEILFESYNMAVEESYNKIFMSNKSHELLNIEDETIRQHLAGDLEKWASTPMIELDGISPEGYFKSIADMAQLVELFKLAAQLCDNDIPDPLNDRLKTFNEDAVNELLALAADKSLLCDDDDQIISLMAIRTIGKWQSVSSLEPLIKLMFELEEDNEIVVEEICGTMIQFGSGAANRIIEILDESSDIGNLEEYLLDTLVKIGFTIKDKSLYDLIFRTIKSVFNKMDNKLFGAICLGNFGDGRAIPALRGFVEKNKNSIDYETFLEIKSSVHRLGGNMDDIHF
- a CDS encoding GGDEF domain-containing response regulator — protein: MFKKKILIIDDTEFMTKLITDILSSADYDVVIASNGLQGIQKVREEKPDLVILDVVMPGMDGFEVCKILRDDESNNLMPIIMLTAQDNEDDKLAGLEIGADDYIIKPFNGRELVSRVRNTLKRIDRNRWANPLTGLQGNIEIQTEINQRIAKRMLFAVIYGDLDNFKAYNDVYGFASGDRAIKLTADIVVDNVHNCGNQGDFIGHIGGDDFVIISTPDKTEAICRGIISDFDEKIKTLYCDEDVQRGYIVTSNRQGQVMKFPLISISLAVVTNESRELISHIQIAEIAAEIKKKAKSLPGSTYVKDRRKI
- a CDS encoding APC family permease, translated to MLKKLKRFLIGRPLKNEAAGDEKYGILWGLPILASDAISSVAYAGQEMLMVLIPAVGMAAYAQVSYISLAIIGLLILLMLSYRQTIENYPNGGGAYLVAKDNLGVLPGVIAGAALSVDYILTVAVSISSGVEQITSAYAPLKKYAVIICVAVVLLLMIGNLRGVRESSKVFGIPAYAFIIAMLSMIVVGFIRLKMGYVPTPPPTVKTIVKPISIILMLKAFSSGCTALTGVEAVSNAVPNFKEPSTKNAKTVLLLLSIIILTLFGGTSILANYYPVDPDNGAVLIQIAEMIFGRNFMFIYITATTFIILVMAANTAYAGFPLLIAVMAKDGYVPRQLSMKGDRLSYSNGIIVLSAVATFLIVLFKANVSSLIGLYAIGVFISFTLSQSGMFVRWMKYKGSYWVGKALINGVGALVTAIAVGIIAWAKFHEGAWIVVVLIPIMVFAMLKVKKHYIAVAKQLRFRPEELMAINVERDVYRNRVIVPIDSVNKSSVRALRYARTISDNVVAFNVSIDAESGERIQEKYAMLKTDIPLIVKYSPFRKVVEPLLKFIESAEYEYQKGDMITVILPKFETKSWWHKMLHNNSRIFIESELLKHKHIVVAVMPLQLKDDNYVLKNPKYN